From one Eptesicus fuscus isolate TK198812 chromosome 21, DD_ASM_mEF_20220401, whole genome shotgun sequence genomic stretch:
- the LENG9 gene encoding leukocyte receptor cluster member 9 produces the protein MAAAGEPASTLESPAAETAPPPACRFFLEGRCRFGARCRQPHPGDPTPAQPRGGAGAGAEAEAETKKPPLRTAAAVIQRIRWDPRLDPADFAVGYTDRFLGVVEEPFGAFCWDEPLAALGPGSLAVPQHRIRYFRFRGRIVWDRDSRTDHVFGSGSAEGRGPTILDALEVLGDEVQDDMDALEAGNAHGDEHAPGTREALDSGDEQGVEDTPGTGEAEDCAAAPPSGAPAGGLGQPPGTGPEAESLVPAGTSVEAQELGGASSPASPAKEPERARKLAAKARTREARTVATPGQPLDDFSETKEGCQVEWGTEAWPEAGGEATAATAPRQPRPTHFVALMVTEPGLQAGVAKAQEELVRAAPSCAAFLVPPQALHLTLALLRLGGPGETAAAISALKRALSDPGLEVPPQVMFRQLVLLGPHVLCAPPSPSLENMAQGLSRRLEAEGLRVLQPRGGLHPHLTLAKVPRGSQGHLPMPGSSPGQELGSQLLRQLWLCRMGRAGDTYQPLAEIPLG, from the coding sequence ATGGCGGCGGCCGGAGAGCCCGCATCGACCCTGGAGTCTCCCGCCGCGGAGACCGCGCCGCCGCCGGCCTGCCGCTTCTTCCTGGAGGGCCGTTGCCGCTTCGGTGCCCGATgccgccagccccaccccgggGATCCGACGCCGGCGCAGCctagaggcggggccggggcgggggccgaggccgaggccgagacCAAAAAGCCGCCACTGCGCACCGCCGCGGCCGTCATCCAGCGCATCCGCTGGGACCCGCGCCTGGACCCCGCCGACTTCGCGGTGGGCTACACCGACCGCTTCCTGGGCGTGGTGGAGGAGCCCTTCGGCGCCTTCTGCTGGGACGAGCCGCTGGCGGCGCTCGGGCCCGGCTCGCTGGCCGTCCCGCAGCACCGCATCCGCTACTTCCGCTTCCGCGGCCGCATCGTGTGGGATCGCGACTCGCGCACGGACCACGTCTTTGGCTCCGGCTCCGCGGAGGGCCGCGGGCCCACCATCCTGGACGCGCTCGAAGTTCTTGGGGACGAAGTGCAGGATGACATGGACGCGCTCGAGGCCGGAAACGCGCACGGTGACGAGCACGCGCCCGGAACCAGAGAGGCGCTTGACAGCGGGGATGAGCAGGGGGTCGAGGACACACCTGGGACCGGGGAAGCAGAGGACTGCGCAGCTGCGCCCCCCTCTGGCGCCCCAGCAGGAGGGCTCGGACAGCCGCCTGGGACAGGCCCCGAAGCCGAGAGCCTGGTGCCGGCGGGGACTTCGGTGGAGGCCCAGGAGCTGGGCGGGGCCAGCAGCCCGGCTTCCCCAGCGAAGGAGCCAGAAAGGGCGCGGAAGCTGGCCGCCAAAGCCAGGACCAGAGAGGCGCGGACCGTGGCGACCCCAGGGCAGCCCCTCGATGACTTCTCTGAGACAAAAGAGGGGTGTCAAGTGGAGTGGGGTACGGAGGCCTGGCCCGAAGCTGGCGGAGAGGCCACCGCGGCCACAGCCCCTCGCCAGCCTCGTCCCACGCACTTTGTGGCCCTCATGGTGACAGAGCCCGGGCTGCAGGCGGGGGTGGCCAAGGCCCAGGAAGAGCTGGTCCGAGCTGCGCCTTCGTGCGCTGCTTTCCTGGTGCCCCCGCAGGCCCTGCACCTGACGCTGGCCCTGCTGAGGCTGGGGGGCCCCGGGGAGACAGCGGCTGCCATCAGTGCGCTCAAACGCGCCCTCTCCGACCCGGGACTTGAGGTACCTCCGCAGGTGATGTTTAGGCAGCTGGTGCTCCTGGGCCCCCACGTGCTCtgtgcgcccccctccccctccctggaaAACATGGCCCAAGGGCTGAGCCGGAGGCTGGAGGCTGAAGGGCTCAGAGTGCTACAGCCCCGAGGGGggctgcacccccacctcacGCTGGCCAAGGTCCCCCGGGGCTCTCAGGGCCACCTCCCCATGCCTGGgtccagcccagggcaggagctggggagcCAGCTGCTGAGACAACTCTGGCTGTGCCgcatggggagggcaggggacacCTACCAGCCCCTGGCTGAGATCCCCCTGGGCTGA
- the CDC42EP5 gene encoding cdc42 effector protein 5: MPVLKQLGPAQPKKRPERGALSISAPLGDFRHTLHVGRGGDAFGDTSFLSRHGGGPPPEPRAPPAGAPRSAPPPAVPQPPPPALRAPAPADPLLSFHLDLGPSMLDAVLGVMDAERPGAAAAKPDADPGSGAQHPRARCRPNADLELDDVIGL, translated from the coding sequence atGCCGGTGCTGAAGCAGCTGGGCCCCGCGCAGCCCAAGAAGCGGCCGGAGCGCGGCGCCCTCTCCATCTCCGCGCCGCTGGGCGACTTCCGGCACACGCTGCACGTGGGGCGCGGCGGCGACGCCTTCGGGGACACCTCGTTCCTGAGCCGCCACGGCGGGGGGCCGCCCCCCGAGCCCCGCGCGCCTCCCGCGGGGGCCCCGCGCtccgcgccgccgcccgccgtgccccagcccccgccgcccgccctccgCGCGCCCGCGCCCGCCGACCCGCTGCTGTCCTTCCACCTGGATCTGGGCCCCTCGATGCTGGACGCGGTGCTGGGCGTCATGGACGCGGAGCGTCCCGGGGCCGCTGCCGCCAAGCCCGACGCGGACCCCGGCTCGGGGGCGCAGCACCCCAGGGCTCGCTGCCGCCCCAACGCGGACCTCGAGCTGGACGACGTCATTGGCCTGTAG